The DNA sequence TTGTCGTTCACAGTAATATTGTTAATGCCAGTAAACTCTCCTTCTCTTTTCCCCCTTGATCCAAACTTAAAAGCAAATTGATACTGGTGCTCACGAACCTGCTCAACACAGGGGCTACCAGTCAACAGCTGTCCATTCACTTGGATTTCAACGCTATATTTTCCAACACATTGTGGTGAGTATGTCACTACGTATTTTCCATCTTTGCTGTCTTTCAGCTCTGTTCTTAAGTGATCACCTTCTGGAGTCAAAATGTCGACCTTGATTTGATCATCTTGCTGATAACATTGCAATCCCTCTGAATCCCttgtaacaacaacaattttcgattcttttcctttctcgcTGTCGTGGTATTCAGTTAGGCACATCGAGGGATCAGTCCTAGTGACTAAAATTTGATCTAAAAGAATGAATTTCTTGTCAACAAAGTAATGTAAGTGTGGCGAGGTGTAAACATTAGCTTTTCTTGTATTTAGCAGCTCGTCACAGCGTCCGATGATGGTGGGATTTGTTTGTAGAATTTCAGCGCTGATGTTTCTTTCTAAGATACCTTGGCCTCGCTCCACAAAACTTTTCAGTTGAGTGTTAATCAGCTCCAAGTTTTCCCGTCGTGCTGCGTGTTGCTTTTGTTCCGCTTCGTAAATGTCACGAAACTTatccttcattttcttctcgtgttctcgCAAATCGCGAATCAATTCTTCCACAGTGTCTGTCATCTTCTTTTCTGCGTTCATAATATCAGTtatgttttgatttttcagcTCAGTTTGTTTCTTGATTTGATCCTCATACAAAAGAATTTCCGCTTTCACTTTGGCCACAACTTCCGCCATTTTCAACTTGTGTTCTTGAGCAGCTTTCTGTATGTCTGTCATACTGTGTCGATTATGACTCACTACACTGCACTTGTGGCAAACCAGAACTTTACAATCCTCGCAGTAAAATTCCAGTGGTTGATCTTCGTGATATTCCTCTGAACACATGACGGGCCTTTGGATCAACTCTTGCACATCTTGAGCTTGTAAGTTGTCCATTAAAACATTTCGATGACCTCTTGTAGCCTTGAAGCGTTGGTGGTATTGAAAACAAGATGCGCACAGAAAGCTCTGGCAAACAAAACAGTAGCTTGTTGCCCGGTTGTTCTCGTCACAGGTGTTGCATTTCTGAGTTGAACGGTGCCATCTTCAAGAGCGAGAACATCCACAAGTCGGTTGAGATGAAACGAAGAAGGCAAATTGGCGAAGGTATCTGTGTCGGGAATCGGAAAGGAAGTCTGGCAAACCGGACATTTGATTGTTGTTTGTAGCTGTCTTCTTGCAAAGCTTGCTAGTTCGTCGAGACATTCTAAGCAGAATGAGTGAAGACATGGCAATGTCTTGGGGTTTTTTATTGTCTCTAAGCACAGTGGGCATTCTGCTTCCTTCTTAAGACTCTTAAAAAGCTGTTTAACATCCATGATGAAGCCAAGTGGGTGACCTGACTGTATCACGAGACAATGTGCAGTGGAATGAGTCCAGGCGTTGTATTTATCCCagtcttttcatttcttattaTATTTCTGGGCCATCGTGAATGCGGGCATTAGCCGTCCTTGCTGGCACGAGGCGGACACGTCAAACAGCTGTTGAACTTTAGATCCAAAATCTAGAGTGACAGACTAAAAGGTATAAAATCAGAAATTCAAAGTAGTGTTGTGTGCTGGATGTAAACGACATAGCCTGAATTTTCCTCGTCCCATTCTTTCGCGTTGCTTAAAGTAAGTGAGAGCCTGTTCGCAGGCTAGAAACAGCAGAGAATCGATTAATTCAAAATCTTAGATCTTTATACACTCGATCAAGTAAATTTATTCTTTATTCAAAATTGGCGGAAGCGTTGAATAACCTGGCACATGTGAGGTTTGTTAGGCTACTCAAATCCATTTTTATTAGCAATGACATCATGCAAGTGATTCTGCGAATGAAACTGTTATTCTTATCATTGCCAGGGCCTTGTTAGCAGGACGAAATTCCTCTAAAATCAACCAAAGTCGCCGAAACCACCAAATGGAACTGGAAGAGCGatcaacctcattcccagggtcctttgtctaattttgagaaaaattcctggttgcggctggtcacgtgtctgTCTATGCATACCAATCGAAGCCGCAAAGAGGGTGAGTCCTcaacttaattttgtcaacatTCTCTAGGGAGGTGGATGTTGGGCTGCTTTACGGACGgtattttgaaaaggaagcaaTTTATTTGTCAGAGATCCTACCTGGCACTACACTGAGAGCTGtctcattttgattttgtctGAGTCGTTTGCGAGTAAAAGCTGGGCTAATTGCAATGTCACTTGATTGTTGAACAGTTTCACGTTCGTCATTGACATAGGTCACTATTTCATTTATGATTGATCTgaactgtttttgtttagcCTGTTTTATTCTGATAAAGAAGACTGAactgtttgtattttgcttGGATCACTTACTAATTGAGTGTGCTATCCTGTAGACAATGAGTGAAAcaattctgttttgtttgaatcGATTACAATTCTGGTATTTTTGGTAGTAACGGCCGCCCATAAGAGAGGAATGCATAAACAGCGCCATTTTGTCAGTTAACAGGACCAGGACCCAGGTCACGTCCGCGACAAAAGAACGTGGTTGCTAACCCCGTCAAAAAATCTGTTTGCGTACTGCAGACGGACGCCATTCTGTTTATAGTACAATGTCACGCACTATGGTTGgccgtttgttgcaaaatgtaTGCAACAATCTATATTGATTCAACATCAACACTggatattttcattcaacgaCTATATTGATTCAACATCAACACTggatattttcattcaacgaCTATATTGATTCAACTTCAACACGGGCTATTTTTGTGCAAGACaaatatttattcaacttcaaTGCCTAAAAGTTATGTTTTATGAAacgaatatatatatattcaacttcaacaaaaaaaatattttcattcaccaaaacatatttattcaACTCTTCAAGTTCCCGGACATCGATAAATTCTTATTCAACAAAGTTCCACCTACCTACCCCCCTGCCGCCCCTTCTTTAAAAACCTGTCAAAACGTTTTCTTATTTAGTTTCAACTATAATactaaaatatatatttctatATACATTTATATGCTAACCATTGATAATATATTTACCGAacatattattttcattttaaaactgTACTACATTAGACTACCTTAAACTACTGTACTACGTTAAAACGGtactaaattattttcacGGCATGAGCTCATTAAAAATGTATttctaaaattccaaaagtaTAAGCAGCTAAGAAACTGCCAAGCACAAGGTGTTTTATTTCCTTAatgttttataataattttgcttCGGTCAGGAAATCGAATGGCTCGCACTGCTCACGGCAGAACTGTTCATCAATCTCATGCAGATGAAAGGATTTTGTATTACGGTTGGAAATcaatgtctttttgttttttgtttttgtttttttcgagaaGCTAACAAAAAATTACTTCTCCCGAGAACAGTGTTTATTGATGGCGATATGGTAAATGTTGCCCTCGGTGAATAGTATGCAGACGTTTTTGCCATTCAGTTTGGACTAGGTAAAACTCGTACAACATGGTTCATAGAAATAACAACACAAATTGCTCTAATGAAAAACATAAATACTGCTCCAGCCAGCTACAAAGAGgcttttgtcattattatttatggCAGCAAAACCAGGATTGTTATTCTTGAAACATGTTCCCTGCAATTTGCTCAAAAACTTGCCGCTCAGGGTGAAGAGTTGAAGCCTTTCGTTTTTTGCATCACACACTATTAGTCGGTTGCACTTGTCAATGACGAGTCCAACAGGACAATCAAACTGTCCATCATCAGATCCCTCACAGCCTATGTCATGTAAATATATTCCTGTTTGGTCAAAGACCTtgacacaatgggctccaggataagaaacaaagaattttttctgATGATAAATAGCACATTCTGGATATGCAGCACAGTCTGGGGCAGTCAAGGAAAGTAACAAATCATTCCCGTCAGGGGAAAGGACCTTGACTTCTTTTTCAGTTATGATCAAACGACCATCACCCGCAAGAGAAAGGCGTATTGGTTTCTTTACATGCATCGCCTTAATGTGTTTGATGAACTGACCTTCCTCACTTATCACACgaagtttatttttgcttcCAGATTCTAAAGTGATTAGCTCACCAAGGTATGTAAATGCCACGGATATAGGACGACCAGTAAGTCTTACCTCCCTTTGGAACTTTCCATCTGAACTGAACAGTTGAATTCTTTTGTTCATATAATCTGCAACGGCAATCGTTCCAGTTTTGTCACTCACAGCAACATTAGCAATCCAATGAAACTCTCCTTGtctctttcctcttcttccaAACTTAAAATTACCTTGATAATGATACTGATGACGAATCTCCACAACACAGGGGCTACCAGTCAGCAGCTGTCCATTCACTTGGATTTCGAAGCTATGTTGTCCAACACAATGGGGTGTGTATGTCACTATGTATTTGCCGTCTTTGCTGTCTTTGAGCTCTGTTCTTAAGTGATTACCTTCTGGAGATAAAATATCAACTTTGATTTGATCATCTTCTTGATAACATTGCAATCCCTCTGAATCCCTTGTAACGACAACAAATTTCGATTCTTTTCCTGTTTCGCTGTCGTAGTATTCAGTTAAGCACATCGATGGGTCAGTTCTGGTGACTAAAATTTGATCCAAAAGATCAAATTTCTTGTCAACTAAGTAATCTAAATATGGCGACTTGTAAACATCAGGTTTTCTGGCGTTTAGCATTTCGTCACAGCGTCCGATGATGGCGGGATTTGTTTGAAGAATTTCAGCGCTCATGTTTCTTGCCAAGATAACCTCTCCTCGTTCCACCAAGCTTTTCAGTTGGGTGGTAATCAGCTCTAAGTTTTCCAGTCGGGTTGcgtgttgtttttgttcaacTTCATAAATATCACGCAATGTgtccttcattttcttttcgtgTGCTCGTAAATCGCGAATCAATTCTTCCACACTGTCTGTCATCTTCTTTTCGGCGTTCATAATATCAGCtatgtttttactttttagctCAGTCTGTTCCTTGATTTGATGCTCATATAAGAGAATTTCCTCTTTCACTTTGGCCACAACTTCCGCcatttgcagtttttgttcTCCAGCAGCTTTCTGTGTATCTGTCATGTTGTGTCGATTATGACTCACTACACTGCACTTGTGGCAAACCATAACTTTACAGTCCTCACAGTAAAATTCTAGTGGTTGATTTTCGTGATATTGCTGTGAACACATGACGGGTCTTTGGATCAAATCTTGCACATCTTGAGCTTCCAGTTTGTCGATTAAAACATTGTTGCATTTCTGAGTCTGAACGGTGCCATCTTCAAGAGCGAGAACATCCACCAGTCGGTTGAGATGAAACGACGAAGGCAAATTGGCGAAGGTATCTGTGTCGGGAATTGGAAAGAAAGTCTGGCAAACCGGACATTTGATTGTTGCTTGTAGCTGTCTTCTTGCGAAGTTTGCCAGTTCGTCAAGACACGTCAGGCAGAATGAGTGAAGACATGGCAATGTTTTGGGGCTTTTGACTGTCTCTAAGCACAGTGGGCATTCTGCTTCCTTCTTAAGTCCCTTGAAAAGCTGTTGAACATCCATGATGAAGCATTTAGTTCTGAAATGTAGGTGTGGATGAGGCTGATGTCACTGTATCACGAGACAATGTAAAGTGGACTGGATCCAGTCGCTGTATTTATCCCAGTGCCCCAGCAACCAAAACGGATCTCTGGAGTGTCGAAGTAAGGTTCTGCAAGTATGGATCATCGGAAGTTGGTGTTTCCGTCTAATACCTTCTCTTACATGTCTTTGGACGAAGAACTCAGAGAGAAATCAGAGACAAACACAAACGGTCGAgtgtcgcaccggtatcgcggaggtcacgggttcgaatcccattg is a window from the Acropora palmata chromosome 14, jaAcrPala1.3, whole genome shotgun sequence genome containing:
- the LOC141865774 gene encoding tripartite motif-containing protein 2-like; translated protein: MDVQQLFKGLKKEAECPLCLETVKSPKTLPCLHSFCLTCLDELANFARRQLQATIKCPVCQTFFPIPDTDTFANLPSSFHLNRLVDVLALEDGTVQTQKCNNVLIDKLEAQDVQDLIQRPVMCSQQYHENQPLEFYCEDCKVMVCHKCSVVSHNRHNMTDTQKAAGEQKLQMAEVVAKVKEEILLYEHQIKEQTELKSKNIADIMNAEKKMTDSVEELIRDLRAHEKKMKDTLRDIYEVEQKQHATRLENLELITTQLKSLVERGEVILARNMSAEILQTNPAIIGRCDEMLNARKPDVYKSPYLDYLVDKKFDLLDQILVTRTDPSMCLTEYYDSETGKESKFVVVTRDSEGLQCYQEDDQIKVDILSPEGNHLRTELKDSKDGKYIVTYTPHCVGQHSFEIQVNGQLLTGSPCVVEIRHQYHYQGNFKFGRRGKRQGEFHWIANVAVSDKTGTIAVADYMNKRIQLFSSDGKFQREVRLTGRPISVAFTYLGELITLESGSKNKLRVISEEGQFIKHIKAMHVKKPIRLSLAGDGRLIITEKEVKVLSPDGNDLLLSLTAPDCAAYPECAIYHQKKFFVSYPGAHCVKVFDQTGIYLHDIGCEGSDDGQFDCPVGLVIDKCNRLIVCDAKNERLQLFTLSGKFLSKLQGTCFKNNNPGFAAINNNDKSLFVAGWSSIYVFH